The nucleotide window TGCTGGGCGAAGGAGCCACCGTCCCTTTCATCTCCCGTTACCGCAAGGAAGCCACGGGCTCGTTGGATGAAGTCGCCATCACGAACATCCGCGAACGGATGAACAGCCTTGTGGAACTGGACCAGCGCCGCGATGCCATCATCAAATCCCTCGAAGAACGCAGCCTGCTCTCGGATTACCTGAAAGATGCCGTGTTGAAAGCGGAGACGCTCAGCACTTTGGAAGATATCTACCTGCCCTACCGCCCCAAGCGCCGCACCCGCGCCATCATCGCAAAAGAAGCGGGACTGGAACCGCTCGCCGATCAACTCTTCGACCAACAAGCCACGCTTGATCCGCTGAAAGCTGCCGAGCCATTTGTTAATCCGTCCAAAGAGATCAAAGACGTAGCCGCTGCTTTGCTGGGCGCGCGTGATATCATAGCGGAGCGTATCAGTGATGACGCCGAGGCCCGCGCCAAGCTGCGTGCGCTTTATTGGAGTCAGGCGACTATCCGCTCCAAGGTGATGTCGGATAAGAAAGAAGCCGCCGCGAAGTTCAAAGATTACTTCGATTGGAGCGAACCCATCGCGACGATTCCCAGCCATCGCTTGCTGGCTATCCGACGTGGTGAGACGGAAGGTTTCCTCATCGTCCGCATGACGCCACCCGAGGAAAGCGCCCTGCTCTTGCTCGAACCCCTCTTCGTCAATGCCCCCGGCAAACCCGCGGGCGAACAGATTCGCCTTGCGGTGCAGGATAGTTATAAGCGTCTCCTCGGTTTCGCCATTGAGGCGGAGTTGCGTATCGAGTCCAAAAAGAAGGCGGACATCGAAGCTATCCGCGTGTTCGCCGAGAACCTGCGCGAACTGCTGCTTGCTGCTCCGTTAGGGCGTAAGAATACCTTGGCCATTGATCCCGGCTTCCGCACCGGTTGCAAAGTCGTGGTGCTAGATCGTCAGGGCAAGTTACTCCATCATGAGGTCATCTACCCCACCGCGGCTTCTTCCAAGCAGATCAGTGAAGCGGCGACTACCGTCTTGGGTTTGGTGAAGCAACATGAGATCGAGGCCATCGCCATCGGCAATGGCACGGCAGGACGCGAAACGGAAACGTTCGTCCGCAAGCTCGGCCTGCCGGCTTCCATCCCTATCGTGATGGTGAATGAGAGCGGTGCCTCCATCTATTCTGCTTCCGATGTCGCCCGTGAAGAGTTTCCGAATGAGGACGTGACCGTGCGCGGTTCCGTCTCCATCGGCCGCCGCCTCATGGACCCCCTGGCGGAACTGGTGAAGCTAGATCCGAAGTCCATCGGCGTGGGTCAATACCAGCATGATGTGGATCAAGCCGCCCTCAAGCGTGGCTTGGACGACGTCGTGATGAGTTGTGTGAACGGCGTAGGTGTAGAACTGAACACTGCCAGCAAACAATTGCTCAGCTACGTCTCCGGTCTGGGCCCTTCACTGGCCGCCAGCATCGTTACCTATCGTAACGAGAACGGACCGTTCAAATCTCGCTTGGA belongs to Verrucomicrobiia bacterium and includes:
- a CDS encoding Tex family protein, encoding MNEKYVAKIASELKLQTRQVAATAKLLGEGATVPFISRYRKEATGSLDEVAITNIRERMNSLVELDQRRDAIIKSLEERSLLSDYLKDAVLKAETLSTLEDIYLPYRPKRRTRAIIAKEAGLEPLADQLFDQQATLDPLKAAEPFVNPSKEIKDVAAALLGARDIIAERISDDAEARAKLRALYWSQATIRSKVMSDKKEAAAKFKDYFDWSEPIATIPSHRLLAIRRGETEGFLIVRMTPPEESALLLLEPLFVNAPGKPAGEQIRLAVQDSYKRLLGFAIEAELRIESKKKADIEAIRVFAENLRELLLAAPLGRKNTLAIDPGFRTGCKVVVLDRQGKLLHHEVIYPTAASSKQISEAATTVLGLVKQHEIEAIAIGNGTAGRETETFVRKLGLPASIPIVMVNESGASIYSASDVAREEFPNEDVTVRGSVSIGRRLMDPLAELVKLDPKSIGVGQYQHDVDQAALKRGLDDVVMSCVNGVGVELNTASKQLLSYVSGLGPSLAASIVTYRNENGPFKSRLDLQNVPRLGPKAFEQAAGFLRIRDGGHPLDTSAVHPESYGIVDAMAKDLNCDVNALLRDSALRNRIKLDKYVTETVGLPTLKDIMEELAKPGRDPRQRFEVFAFQEGVEKMEDLKPGMKLPGIVTNVTAFGAFVDIGVHQDGLVHVSQLADKFVKDPAEIVKVQQKVMVTVTEVDLPRKRISLSMKANPELGGSSQNNRTSPAAPRPQGGFRPQSKPAPPKGNDWFSAALDKANKHGQKN